In Pseudomonadota bacterium, a single window of DNA contains:
- a CDS encoding slipin family protein, whose product MFSDVTSIAVLVLPMAFLMFVFYSSLKILREYERGVVFTLGRFWAVKGPGLIVLVPFAQQMVRVDLRTRVLDVPSQDVISRDNISVKVNAVIYFRVIDPEKAIIQVEFFEMATSQLAQTTLRSVLGQHDLDEMLAQRDKLNDHIRRILDEQTEAWGIKVSNVELKHIDLAENMIRAIAKQAEAERIRRAKVIDAEGELQAAQKLLEAATILAGKPQAMQLRYLAAMQNIAGEKASTIIFPVPVDWLSHMKPGGPSG is encoded by the coding sequence ATGTTCTCCGATGTCACCAGCATCGCCGTCCTGGTGCTGCCGATGGCGTTTCTGATGTTCGTGTTCTACTCCTCGCTCAAGATCCTGAGGGAGTATGAGCGCGGCGTCGTCTTCACCCTCGGCCGTTTCTGGGCAGTGAAGGGCCCCGGCCTCATCGTGCTGGTGCCGTTCGCCCAGCAGATGGTCAGGGTCGATCTCAGGACCCGCGTGCTCGACGTGCCCTCGCAAGACGTGATCAGCCGGGACAACATCTCGGTCAAGGTCAACGCCGTCATCTATTTCCGCGTCATCGACCCGGAGAAGGCGATCATTCAAGTCGAGTTTTTCGAGATGGCGACGAGCCAGCTCGCGCAGACCACACTCCGCTCGGTCCTGGGCCAGCACGATCTCGATGAGATGCTGGCGCAGCGCGACAAATTGAACGATCACATCAGGCGGATTCTGGACGAGCAGACCGAGGCCTGGGGCATCAAGGTCTCGAATGTCGAGCTGAAGCACATCGACCTGGCCGAGAACATGATCCGCGCCATCGCCAAGCAGGCCGAGGCGGAGCGCATAAGGCGCGCCAAGGTGATCGACGCCGAAGGCGAGCTGCAGGCGGCGCAAAAGCTCCTGGAGGCCGCCACCATCCTCGCCGGCAAACCCCAGGCGATGCAGCTCCGCTATCTAGCCGCCATGCAGAACATCGCCGGCGAGAAGGCCTCCACCATCATCTTCCCGGTGCCGGTCGACTGGCTCTCCCACATGAAGCCCGGCGGTCCTTCTGGCTGA